ATGTATTAGTGATAGAGATAGTTTGTATGTgtatttgattatgttttttcTTGCAGATTGAGGCATTCGGTGGACAAGCTCTTACTTTTGGAGGAGATGTTTCAAAGGAAGAAGATGTTGAAGCCATGCTCAAAACTGTGAGCAAATGGTCCCttctcttaaaaaaattgggttgATTTGACATCAGATCATGCTAGTTTATATGCTTCATGATTTTACATTTGCAGGCGGTTGATGCTTGGGGAACTGTTGATGTATTGATAAATAATGCAGGTGGTTATTGCAAGTTTCACTTgctccttttttatttttctttggatGTGATTTTCCAATTTCATATTCGGTCCTCCTAACTTTCTACcatggtttcaggaattactAGGGATGGTCTATTGATGAGAATGAAGAAACAACAATGGCAGGAGGTCATCGATCTAAATCTTACTGGTGTATTTCTATGTACCCAGGTGTGtgtttatgaattttgaattttcatggCAATGTTACTTGACTACTACGCAGACCTGAGAAATTTCACTTTTTCAGGCAGCAGCTAAAAttatgatgaagaagaagaaggtaaATACCAATCCTTTCAAAAAGTTGTATTCCCACCCTTTAGTCTAATATCTAATATTAGTTGGACGGTGCTTTTTTCAGGGAAGGATAATCAATATAGCATCGGTTGTTGGCCTAGTTGGAAATGTTGGACAAGCCAACTATAGTGCTGCAAAAGCAGGAGTAATTGGCCTGACAAAGAGTGTTGCTAAGGAGTATTCAAGCAGACACATCAATGTGAGTGTcctaaaatttgatttttgtgctAGTGATCAGACTTGTCCCAGAAGGTATTGATAGTAGTTGATGGAGTCATAAACAATGGATTTCCTTCAGGTTAATGCTGTTGCCCCGGGATTTATTGCATCGGACATGACTGCCAAGCTAGGGGATGacattgagaagaaaattttagAGACCATCCCCTTAGGTGAGCCTGGGGAAAGTTCTACTCTTTCAAATCAAATAGCTTCCCAAATATATTTGATAATAATTTGCTAAAATGATTTCATACTGGCTGTGATTACAGGAAGATATGGCCAACCTGAAGAAGTTGCTGGACTGGTGGAATTTTTGGCCCTTAGTCCTGCAGCCAGTTACATGACTGGACAGGTTTCATTTtcctaactaatttaatattctagtttgttttttaattaattgttgAGCTTTGTGTACTTGTCTTATAGTTACCTAAAGTGTGAATTGTTATGGTCAGTGAAATAGGAATAGAAAT
The window above is part of the Prunus dulcis chromosome 1, ALMONDv2, whole genome shotgun sequence genome. Proteins encoded here:
- the LOC117616569 gene encoding 3-oxoacyl-[acyl-carrier-protein] reductase 4 isoform X1, whose product is MASIAASNVVAFKSADKFGAPGNARAFHFKQWAPVGSTIGSGRRIGLKYRSKSSSVSHAGHVRAQVATLEQASAGAAPKVEGPVVVVTGASRGIGKAIALSLGKAGCKVLVNYARSSKEAEEVSKEIEAFGGQALTFGGDVSKEEDVEAMLKTAVDAWGTVDVLINNAGITRDGLLMRMKKQQWQEVIDLNLTGVFLCTQAAAKIMMKKKKGRIINIASVVGLVGNVGQANYSAAKAGVIGLTKSVAKEYSSRHINVNAVAPGFIASDMTAKLGDDIEKKILETIPLGRYGQPEEVAGLVEFLALSPAASYMTGQVLTIDGGMVM
- the LOC117616569 gene encoding 3-oxoacyl-[acyl-carrier-protein] reductase 4 isoform X2, with product MASIAASNVVAFKSADKFGAPGNARAFHFKQWAPVGSTIGSGRRIGLKYRSKSSSGHVRAQVATLEQASAGAAPKVEGPVVVVTGASRGIGKAIALSLGKAGCKVLVNYARSSKEAEEVSKEIEAFGGQALTFGGDVSKEEDVEAMLKTAVDAWGTVDVLINNAGITRDGLLMRMKKQQWQEVIDLNLTGVFLCTQAAAKIMMKKKKGRIINIASVVGLVGNVGQANYSAAKAGVIGLTKSVAKEYSSRHINVNAVAPGFIASDMTAKLGDDIEKKILETIPLGRYGQPEEVAGLVEFLALSPAASYMTGQVLTIDGGMVM